A single window of Streptococcus cristatus ATCC 51100 DNA harbors:
- a CDS encoding ABC transporter permease codes for MYKKIKALTWLRTQILLTNSSLLMSVLLPFGLLFLYNMILNKNGNAGQGLLKMILPMTFAMSGGYMVSIMMAEDKEKRNLKTLMLSGVRSTEYLLSMLVYPFLFTVFALLFFPYYLHVDLSGKWPIYLLINLLIIVIILLINLFIGGISKTQSQAQVYSLFPLLLISFVPLFASFDKTIQHILRFTFMNPFINFFETGDYSFKIEDFSNLVIWLLIFISASAYVLSKGRK; via the coding sequence ATGTATAAAAAAATTAAAGCTCTCACATGGCTGCGTACTCAGATTTTATTGACAAACTCTTCTTTGCTTATGTCCGTCTTGCTGCCCTTCGGCCTCCTCTTTTTGTACAATATGATTTTAAATAAGAATGGCAATGCAGGTCAAGGACTATTGAAGATGATCCTGCCTATGACCTTTGCCATGAGTGGCGGCTACATGGTGTCTATTATGATGGCAGAGGACAAGGAGAAGCGCAATCTAAAGACCTTGATGTTGAGCGGGGTTCGTTCTACTGAATACCTCTTATCCATGTTGGTTTATCCCTTCCTATTTACAGTCTTTGCCTTGCTTTTTTTCCCATATTATTTGCATGTAGATCTCTCTGGCAAATGGCCTATCTATCTTTTGATCAATCTCTTAATTATTGTTATTATCCTTTTAATCAATCTTTTTATTGGTGGAATTTCCAAGACACAATCACAAGCTCAGGTTTATAGTTTATTTCCGCTGTTGCTGATTAGTTTCGTACCCTTATTTGCTAGTTTTGATAAAACAATACAGCATATTCTGCGGTTTACTTTTATGAATCCTTTTATCAACTTCTTTGAAACAGGAGACTATTCTTTTAAAATTGAAGATTTCTCTAATTTGGTGATTTGGCTTCTTATTTTTATCAGTGCAAGCGCCTATGTCTTGAGTAAAGGTCGAAAATGA
- a CDS encoding ABC transporter ATP-binding protein produces the protein MSQVIQVENISKSFGDKKALEQINFHIDQGEIFGFLGPSGSGKTTLINILTGQLDADNGQSKILGKASNTINAQDLVKIGLVSDTSGFYEKMTLYKNLQIYAKLYDLKNERIDEVLEQVGLLESKNIVAEKLSTGMKQRMFLARALLNDPEVLFLDEPTSGLDPRTSKVIHELLLELKKKGTTIFLTTHDMYEASALCDRLALLNKGVLVEYGKPKAIIQKYNAAKKVKISYENGQTEQISFSELATKDLKLAITVHSCEPTLEEIFIQLTGEKLDV, from the coding sequence ATGTCACAAGTGATTCAAGTAGAGAATATTTCTAAAAGTTTTGGAGATAAAAAAGCTTTAGAACAAATTAATTTTCATATCGATCAAGGAGAAATTTTCGGATTTTTAGGACCATCTGGATCGGGAAAAACAACGTTAATTAATATCCTGACAGGCCAGCTTGATGCCGACAATGGTCAAAGTAAAATCCTTGGTAAGGCTTCAAATACTATTAATGCTCAGGATTTGGTGAAAATTGGCCTAGTATCTGATACAAGTGGCTTTTATGAAAAAATGACTCTCTATAAAAACCTGCAGATATATGCGAAATTATACGATTTAAAAAATGAGCGGATAGATGAAGTTTTAGAGCAGGTTGGTTTGTTAGAGAGCAAAAATATTGTAGCAGAGAAACTTTCGACAGGTATGAAGCAGCGGATGTTTCTAGCTAGGGCTCTTTTAAATGATCCTGAGGTCTTATTCTTGGATGAACCAACGAGTGGGCTTGATCCTCGTACTTCCAAGGTGATTCATGAACTTTTGCTTGAGCTGAAGAAAAAGGGAACAACCATTTTTCTGACGACACATGATATGTATGAAGCTAGTGCCCTTTGTGATCGACTGGCCTTGCTAAATAAGGGAGTATTAGTAGAATATGGCAAGCCGAAAGCTATTATTCAAAAATATAACGCAGCCAAGAAAGTTAAAATTAGCTATGAAAATGGACAAACCGAGCAAATTTCGTTCTCAGAATTGGCTACAAAAGACCTAAAATTGGCTATTACAGTACATTCTTGCGAACCTACATTAGAAGAAATCTTTATTCAATTAACAGGAGAAAAATTAGATGTATAA
- a CDS encoding aspartyl-tRNA synthetase, producing the protein MSRFFKEMIGKKPIIIGEVFGTDCWEVVDADDDWVKLSKTNKKGQTRMKLMRIDDIKSVELKED; encoded by the coding sequence ATGTCACGTTTTTTTAAAGAAATGATTGGGAAAAAACCGATCATCATTGGTGAAGTTTTCGGGACAGATTGCTGGGAGGTAGTTGATGCTGATGACGATTGGGTTAAGTTGAGTAAGACCAATAAAAAAGGTCAAACAAGAATGAAATTGATGCGCATTGACGATATCAAGTCTGTTGAACTGAAAGAAGACTGA
- a CDS encoding DUF3267 domain-containing protein, with product MKLIKKINFMEEKKYVIGLNVAGLLLIFPFSMLFAKLTQLIFRADHYDFSGLDLAYFLVFAFILVVIHEYIHGFFFKFFGKGKAKVKFGFKNGMAYATSPGTFYNRKDFLVIGLAPFVLISLLLTLLAMLGLLSSTLYMPLASIHAAGCVGDFYIALLLLGQTDDILVEDTEVGMNFYEKEEPSQE from the coding sequence ATGAAACTCATTAAAAAAATCAACTTTATGGAAGAAAAGAAATATGTAATCGGTCTAAATGTAGCGGGGCTCTTACTGATTTTTCCTTTCTCAATGCTTTTTGCGAAATTGACTCAGCTAATTTTTCGTGCAGACCATTATGATTTTTCGGGTCTAGATCTTGCCTATTTTTTAGTTTTTGCCTTTATCCTTGTCGTCATCCATGAGTACATCCACGGTTTCTTCTTCAAGTTTTTTGGTAAAGGGAAGGCCAAGGTCAAGTTTGGTTTTAAAAATGGGATGGCCTACGCGACTAGTCCAGGAACTTTTTACAATCGTAAGGACTTCTTGGTCATTGGTTTGGCTCCCTTTGTTTTGATTAGCTTGCTTCTGACCTTATTGGCCATGCTGGGCTTGCTCAGTTCAACTCTCTACATGCCTCTAGCTAGTATTCATGCAGCGGGCTGTGTTGGTGACTTTTACATCGCTTTGCTGCTGTTGGGGCAGACTGATGATATTCTGGTCGAGGATACGGAGGTTGGGATGAACTTTTACGAGAAAGAAGAGCCTAGTCAGGAATAG
- a CDS encoding PspC domain-containing protein, whose translation MQEFMENFKVNEEQAKIAGVCAGLADYFGIKVAYIRLIFAVIVLASTELGIFVALGYAYLAGWLQRDYLWNKMNKKVRNHFIFLMTVLIILPLFGREILEIASDFISQVMAWLTALI comes from the coding sequence ATGCAAGAATTTATGGAAAACTTTAAAGTTAACGAAGAACAAGCAAAAATTGCTGGTGTCTGTGCAGGCTTGGCGGATTATTTTGGGATAAAGGTAGCTTATATTCGTCTGATCTTCGCAGTTATAGTGCTAGCATCAACTGAGTTAGGGATTTTTGTAGCCTTGGGCTATGCCTATCTGGCAGGATGGTTACAAAGGGATTATTTGTGGAATAAAATGAACAAAAAAGTCAGAAATCACTTTATTTTTCTGATGACAGTGCTGATTATTTTACCTTTATTTGGCCGTGAAATACTGGAAATTGCCTCTGACTTTATTAGCCAAGTCATGGCTTGGCTGACTGCGCTTATTTAA
- a CDS encoding helix-turn-helix transcriptional regulator — MKLKNRLKELRARDGLNQTDLAKKAGVSRQTISLLERDEYTPSVVIALKIAQIFNESVENVFRLVEEE; from the coding sequence ATGAAGCTGAAAAATCGACTCAAAGAGCTGAGGGCTAGAGACGGGCTGAATCAAACTGACTTGGCCAAGAAAGCCGGCGTGTCGCGGCAGACGATTAGCTTGCTGGAGCGGGATGAATACACGCCCTCCGTGGTCATTGCTCTCAAAATTGCTCAGATTTTCAACGAAAGTGTCGAAAATGTCTTTCGCCTAGTGGAGGAAGAGTAG
- a CDS encoding DUF3169 family protein yields the protein MSTKKRILRNIGIFILAAILGGGVVGFIMAHFEHISWPTFLNVELLKNIGRASLFILYPVTFFLLYQTHKFHRAYQREEDDDKSYKLYRQTFKTLEYATILYNISYALTLFTLFGGVSYLGPILRSETTIHIPFYDIALFLALILGQILVLKTTQKVRQYKLSAMPTIEEMKDYALSYDEGELQAHYEQSFLTLFNLNQRLIPGLYILLFLVGAGTPMQVVSGMIVLTIIFVYINVDSYQAVKRYFK from the coding sequence ATGTCAACAAAGAAAAGAATATTGAGAAATATCGGCATCTTCATTCTTGCTGCTATATTAGGAGGAGGGGTAGTTGGTTTTATAATGGCTCATTTTGAGCATATTTCTTGGCCGACTTTCTTAAATGTTGAACTGCTGAAGAACATTGGTCGAGCGAGTTTGTTTATTCTCTATCCCGTAACCTTTTTCTTGCTCTATCAGACGCATAAATTTCACAGGGCTTACCAGAGAGAAGAAGATGATGACAAAAGCTATAAGCTCTATCGTCAAACTTTCAAAACACTAGAATATGCGACGATTTTATATAATATCTCGTATGCTCTGACTCTATTCACCCTCTTTGGAGGAGTGAGCTACCTAGGTCCGATACTAAGGTCAGAAACAACGATTCACATTCCATTTTATGATATTGCACTGTTTCTTGCTTTGATTTTAGGTCAAATTCTTGTATTGAAAACCACTCAGAAGGTTCGTCAATATAAATTATCTGCTATGCCAACCATTGAGGAGATGAAGGACTATGCTCTGTCTTATGATGAAGGGGAGTTGCAGGCTCATTATGAACAAAGCTTTTTGACCCTCTTCAACCTCAATCAGCGCCTCATTCCAGGTCTCTATATCCTTCTCTTTCTTGTCGGAGCTGGGACACCAATGCAGGTCGTATCTGGCATGATTGTCTTAACCATTATTTTTGTCTATATCAATGTGGACTCCTATCAAGCAGTTAAAAGATATTTCAAATAA
- the alaS gene encoding alanine--tRNA ligase produces the protein MKQMSSAQIRQMWLDFWASKGHSVEPSVSLVPVNDPTLLWINSGVATLKKYFDGTIIPENPRITNAQKAIRTNDIENVGKTARHHTMFEMLGNFSIGDYFRDEAITWAYELLTSPEWFDFPAEKLYMTYYPDDKDSYNRWIEVGVDPSHLIPIEDNFWEIGAGPSGPDTEIFFDRGEAFDPENIGIRLLAEDIENDRYIEIWNIVLSQFNADPAVPRSEYKELPHKNIDTGAGLERLVAVIQGAKTNFETDLFMPIIREVEKLSGKVYDQDGDNMSFKVIADHIRSLSFAIGDGALPGNEGRGYVLRRLLRRASMHGQKLGINEPFLYKLVPTVGKIMESYYPEVLEKRDFIEKIVKSEEESFARTLHSGQHFAETIVADLKEKGQSVIAGSDVFKLYDTYGFPVELTEEIAEEAGMTVDREGFEAAMKEQQERARASAVKGGSMGMQNETLQNITVESVFNYNASRLPSKLVAIVADNAEVEAVSEGTASLIFAETPFYAEMGGQVADHGQILDAAGNIVATVKDVQKAPNGQPLHTVEVHAPLALNQEYTLSIDTNRRLRVMKNHTATHLLHAALHNILGNHATQAGSLNEVEFLRFDFTHFQAVTAEELRAIEQEVNEKIWEAIAVKTVETDIETAKEMGAMALFGEKYGKEVRVVTIGDYSVELCGGTHVGNTSEIGLFKIVKEEGIGSGTRRILAVTGKEAFEAYREQEDALKAVAATLKAPQLKEVPHKVEGLQEQLRQLQKENAELKEKAAAAAAGDVFKDVKEVNGHRYIASQVSVSDAGALRTFADNWKQKDYSDLLVLVAAIGDKVNVLVASKTKDLHAGNLVKELAPIVDGRGGGKPDMAMAGGSNQAKIQELLDAVAGKL, from the coding sequence AAAGGTCACTCTGTAGAACCATCAGTTAGCTTGGTTCCAGTAAACGACCCGACTCTTTTGTGGATTAACTCTGGGGTAGCCACTCTTAAGAAATACTTTGACGGGACCATTATCCCTGAAAATCCACGTATTACCAATGCGCAAAAAGCCATCCGTACCAACGATATCGAAAATGTCGGAAAAACAGCTCGTCACCATACCATGTTTGAAATGTTGGGGAACTTCTCTATCGGGGATTACTTCCGTGATGAAGCTATTACTTGGGCTTATGAACTCTTGACAAGCCCTGAGTGGTTTGACTTCCCAGCTGAAAAACTCTACATGACTTATTATCCAGACGATAAAGATTCTTACAACCGCTGGATTGAAGTAGGAGTGGACCCAAGTCACTTGATTCCAATTGAGGATAACTTCTGGGAAATCGGTGCGGGACCTTCTGGACCTGATACAGAGATTTTCTTTGACCGTGGAGAGGCATTTGACCCAGAAAATATTGGTATTCGCCTACTTGCAGAAGATATCGAAAACGACCGTTATATTGAAATCTGGAACATTGTTTTGTCACAATTTAACGCAGACCCTGCTGTTCCTCGTAGCGAGTACAAGGAATTGCCACACAAGAACATTGATACGGGCGCTGGTTTGGAGCGTTTGGTGGCAGTTATCCAAGGGGCTAAGACAAACTTTGAAACAGACCTCTTCATGCCAATCATTCGTGAAGTAGAGAAATTGTCTGGTAAGGTCTACGACCAAGATGGCGACAACATGAGCTTTAAGGTTATTGCAGACCATATTCGTTCTCTTTCATTCGCTATTGGTGATGGTGCCCTTCCAGGAAATGAAGGTCGTGGTTATGTCCTTCGTCGTCTTCTCCGTCGTGCTTCTATGCATGGCCAAAAATTGGGTATCAACGAGCCTTTCCTTTACAAACTAGTTCCAACAGTTGGAAAAATCATGGAAAGCTACTACCCAGAAGTCCTTGAAAAGCGTGACTTTATCGAGAAAATCGTTAAGAGCGAGGAAGAGTCATTCGCTCGTACTCTTCACTCAGGCCAACACTTTGCAGAAACCATCGTAGCTGACTTGAAAGAAAAAGGTCAAAGCGTTATCGCTGGTTCAGATGTCTTTAAACTCTACGATACATATGGCTTCCCAGTGGAATTGACAGAAGAAATCGCAGAAGAAGCAGGCATGACTGTGGACCGTGAAGGTTTTGAAGCGGCCATGAAAGAGCAGCAAGAACGTGCGCGTGCATCAGCTGTTAAGGGTGGCTCAATGGGTATGCAAAATGAAACCCTTCAAAACATAACAGTGGAAAGTGTCTTCAACTACAATGCTAGTCGATTGCCTTCTAAACTGGTGGCTATCGTAGCGGACAATGCTGAAGTAGAAGCTGTTTCAGAAGGAACTGCATCGCTTATCTTTGCAGAGACTCCATTCTATGCTGAAATGGGTGGACAAGTAGCTGACCATGGTCAAATCTTGGACGCTGCTGGAAACATCGTGGCCACTGTGAAAGATGTTCAAAAAGCACCAAATGGCCAACCGCTACATACAGTTGAAGTCCATGCTCCGCTTGCCTTGAACCAAGAATACACACTTAGCATCGACACCAATCGTCGTCTTCGTGTCATGAAAAACCACACAGCGACTCACTTGCTCCATGCAGCTCTTCACAATATCCTTGGTAACCACGCAACTCAAGCAGGTTCACTTAACGAAGTAGAATTCCTCCGCTTTGACTTTACGCACTTCCAAGCGGTGACAGCAGAGGAGCTCCGTGCCATTGAACAAGAAGTCAATGAGAAAATCTGGGAAGCGATCGCAGTCAAGACAGTTGAGACTGATATTGAGACAGCTAAAGAAATGGGAGCTATGGCCCTCTTTGGTGAGAAATACGGTAAAGAAGTTCGTGTCGTTACAATCGGTGATTACTCTGTTGAGCTTTGTGGTGGTACCCATGTTGGCAACACTTCTGAAATTGGCCTCTTCAAGATTGTCAAAGAAGAAGGGATCGGATCAGGAACTCGCCGTATCTTGGCAGTGACTGGTAAAGAAGCCTTTGAAGCCTACCGTGAACAAGAAGACGCTCTGAAAGCAGTCGCAGCGACTTTGAAAGCACCTCAACTCAAGGAAGTACCTCATAAAGTTGAAGGCCTTCAAGAGCAACTTCGTCAATTGCAAAAAGAAAATGCAGAATTGAAAGAAAAAGCCGCAGCCGCAGCTGCAGGTGATGTCTTCAAGGACGTGAAGGAAGTCAATGGCCACCGTTATATTGCGAGCCAAGTTTCTGTATCAGATGCAGGTGCCCTTCGTACCTTTGCAGATAACTGGAAACAAAAAGACTACTCTGATCTTCTTGTCCTAGTCGCAGCTATTGGTGACAAAGTCAATGTCCTCGTGGCTAGCAAGACTAAAGACCTTCATGCAGGGAACCTTGTCAAAGAATTGGCACCAATCGTCGATGGACGTGGTGGTGGTAAACCAGACATGGCCATGGCAGGAGGAAGCAATCAAGCGAAAATCCAAGAACTCTTGGATGCAGTAGCTGGTAAATTATAG